The following proteins are co-located in the Siansivirga zeaxanthinifaciens CC-SAMT-1 genome:
- a CDS encoding LETM1-related biofilm-associated protein, whose amino-acid sequence MNPSGIGWIKKLLKIVSKNDTFLNLSKEPFYEALRSCGFIYGNNLEVVNQVITKKDLTDEELCKTNLCLALLHTHAHSDSNIPFTESVIDFYTQINELKTSFFKGLLGGNKSHEQLEKIIHKRVQIDANFITKNFNYIIINALLNVDVLAYEQYLKTASISIDYIKYLEAAIETITLDVLNAKEVKNQYDESLIKLFESSLRFHSNHSISYEEAIANIKNPLEKLYIMDLACMATWSDKTIDPTEKRYLIQLGTDLNVDSDTINKSIAAITSFYTTNKDRIALLNSKNIIQSFYNNSSKMVMKLITRNSKRLYQELKDSKELMVLLTQSTVRDLNAEEQKKVHEQLLDIFKSIPSLAIFLLPGGAILLPLVIKVIPKLLPSAFDENRLEE is encoded by the coding sequence ATGAACCCTTCTGGCATTGGTTGGATAAAGAAATTACTTAAGATTGTATCTAAAAATGATACTTTTTTAAACCTGAGTAAGGAGCCGTTTTACGAAGCCCTTCGGAGCTGTGGTTTTATTTATGGTAACAACTTGGAAGTTGTAAACCAGGTAATAACCAAAAAGGATTTAACCGATGAAGAACTTTGTAAAACCAATTTGTGTCTGGCCTTACTGCATACCCACGCCCATTCAGACTCCAATATACCGTTTACCGAAAGTGTCATTGATTTTTACACCCAGATTAACGAATTAAAAACTTCTTTTTTTAAGGGATTACTTGGCGGAAACAAATCGCACGAACAACTAGAAAAGATTATTCATAAGCGGGTTCAAATTGATGCTAACTTTATTACCAAAAACTTTAACTACATCATTATTAATGCTTTATTAAATGTTGATGTACTGGCTTACGAACAATATTTAAAAACAGCCTCTATTTCTATTGACTATATAAAGTACCTCGAAGCGGCTATTGAAACCATTACTTTAGATGTTTTAAATGCCAAAGAAGTTAAAAACCAATACGACGAAAGTTTAATTAAACTTTTTGAATCGTCGTTGCGCTTTCATTCTAACCACAGCATAAGCTATGAAGAAGCCATTGCAAACATTAAAAACCCGTTAGAGAAACTTTATATTATGGACCTGGCGTGTATGGCAACCTGGAGCGATAAAACCATAGACCCTACCGAAAAACGCTATTTAATTCAATTGGGAACCGATTTAAATGTAGACAGCGACACCATTAACAAAAGCATTGCTGCTATTACCAGTTTTTATACGACTAATAAAGACCGTATCGCCCTTTTAAATTCTAAAAACATCATACAAAGCTTTTATAACAACTCTAGTAAAATGGTTATGAAATTAATTACTAGAAACAGTAAACGCTTGTACCAGGAATTAAAAGACAGCAAAGAATTAATGGTATTACTAACCCAATCGACAGTAAGAGATTTAAATGCCGAAGAACAAAAAAAAGTACACGAGCAGTTATTAGACATTTTTAAATCGATACCAAGTTTAGCCATATTTTTACTTCCTGGCGGCGCCATTTTACTACCGTTGGTTATTAAAGTGATTCCTAAATTACTTCCTTCGGCTTTTGATGAAAACAGGCTGGAAGAATAA
- a CDS encoding recombinase family protein codes for MFSIILRNPIYYGGVFVKAYKDEPEIIVDGIHEPIVSKKLFDQVQVVLDAKKKKHHVTHSRINTKFPLKGFLLCPECNRPLTASVCKGRSEHYAYYHCISPCKGRYRIEEAETSFMSFLKSITLNKPVLELLQIIIKEQLQKQLLTSKLGPKHYEKVKLINDKLIKIQDLFIDGQMDKSEYTQAKKRYQDILDELELLEQAQNKQKDIFETYKKGLSKLQNFDKQYVDGDIHNKRLLTGLIFPNKFGFQNKKVQTSDINPLLLKISSINTGFQSKKKRDNPNFKDMSRLVNI; via the coding sequence ATGTTTTCTATTATTCTTAGAAATCCTATCTATTATGGTGGTGTTTTTGTTAAAGCTTATAAGGATGAGCCTGAAATTATTGTGGATGGTATTCATGAGCCTATCGTTTCTAAAAAGCTTTTTGACCAGGTTCAGGTGGTACTTGATGCTAAAAAGAAAAAGCATCACGTAACGCACAGCAGAATAAATACTAAATTTCCCCTAAAAGGGTTTTTGCTGTGCCCTGAGTGCAACAGACCTCTGACTGCCAGTGTTTGCAAAGGTCGCTCTGAACATTACGCCTATTATCACTGTATTAGCCCGTGCAAAGGCAGGTATCGCATTGAAGAGGCCGAAACGTCGTTTATGTCTTTTTTAAAAAGCATCACACTTAATAAGCCTGTTCTTGAACTTTTACAAATCATAATTAAGGAACAACTTCAAAAGCAATTACTGACTTCTAAACTAGGGCCTAAACATTACGAGAAAGTCAAACTCATAAATGATAAACTTATCAAAATTCAAGACTTGTTTATTGATGGTCAAATGGATAAATCAGAGTACACTCAGGCTAAAAAAAGATATCAGGATATTTTGGATGAGCTTGAACTTTTAGAACAGGCTCAAAATAAACAGAAAGATATTTTTGAAACTTATAAAAAAGGCTTATCTAAATTACAAAACTTTGATAAACAATACGTTGATGGTGATATTCACAACAAAAGACTCCTTACCGGTTTGATATTTCCAAATAAATTCGGTTTTCAAAATAAAAAAGTTCAAACCAGCGATATTAACCCCTTACTTTTAAAAATATCCAGTATTAATACGGGTTTTCAGAGTAAAAAAAAACGGGACAATCCTAATTTTAAGGATATGTCCCGTCTGGTAAACATTTAA
- a CDS encoding tetratricopeptide repeat protein, giving the protein MTLRLITLFCTLVSVLSCTISPKQVTQVQQYEAYLLPDNNPDLKTTAAELAFWKAKHQKHPEQFPYVAKIASCYNHLFGITGDIDCLKLAETYYMQAVEMTHYTNSGYLKSLASNYISQHKFKAALALLKKAETIGDHLEGTQKMLFDVHLELGNYDLAKTYLDTFSDDSDFDYLIRVAKWSDHRGQLDVAIKYLEKARDKAEFANNKSEKQWIYTNLADFYGHHGNIEASYQHFLKALELNPNDAYAKKGIAWIVYSHEKNPKEALRIIESISKNYHDPDYYLLQAEIAEFKGDDKLKDAFLNTYKIAVDNNNYGDMYNKYNALLYAENKAESAKALKIAHREINNRPTPQSYDLLAWTYFNQGDYKDALQVVETHIDGKTFEPEVLFHAAKIYKACGALKKVNVLKKELQESTFELGPLMAQKIENI; this is encoded by the coding sequence ATGACTTTACGACTTATAACGCTGTTTTGTACACTGGTATCCGTGCTAAGTTGTACAATATCACCAAAACAAGTAACCCAAGTACAACAGTATGAAGCTTATTTGCTTCCTGATAATAACCCCGATTTAAAAACTACAGCCGCCGAATTAGCCTTCTGGAAAGCTAAGCACCAAAAGCACCCCGAACAATTTCCTTATGTTGCTAAAATAGCATCTTGCTACAACCATTTATTTGGTATTACTGGCGATATCGATTGTTTGAAATTAGCAGAAACCTATTATATGCAAGCTGTTGAAATGACGCACTACACCAATAGTGGTTACTTAAAAAGTTTAGCATCAAATTATATTTCACAACATAAATTTAAAGCGGCCTTAGCTTTATTGAAAAAAGCCGAAACCATTGGCGACCATTTAGAAGGTACTCAAAAAATGTTATTTGATGTGCATTTAGAATTGGGTAATTACGATTTGGCTAAAACCTATTTAGATACCTTTAGCGACGATTCCGATTTCGATTATTTAATTCGAGTAGCCAAATGGAGTGATCACCGCGGTCAATTAGATGTTGCCATAAAATATTTAGAAAAAGCGAGAGACAAAGCAGAATTTGCCAATAACAAATCTGAAAAACAATGGATTTATACCAATTTAGCCGATTTTTATGGACACCATGGTAACATTGAAGCTTCTTACCAACACTTTTTAAAAGCTTTAGAATTGAATCCTAACGATGCCTATGCCAAAAAAGGTATTGCTTGGATTGTTTATTCTCATGAGAAAAATCCAAAGGAAGCCTTACGCATTATCGAATCGATTAGTAAAAATTATCATGATCCAGATTACTATTTATTACAAGCCGAAATCGCCGAATTTAAAGGCGATGATAAGTTAAAAGATGCATTTTTAAATACTTATAAGATTGCTGTAGATAATAACAACTATGGCGATATGTACAATAAGTATAATGCACTACTTTATGCCGAAAACAAAGCAGAGAGCGCTAAAGCCTTAAAAATAGCCCACCGAGAAATTAATAACCGACCAACACCACAGTCTTACGATTTGTTGGCATGGACGTATTTTAATCAGGGTGATTATAAAGATGCTTTGCAAGTGGTAGAAACGCATATTGATGGTAAAACATTTGAACCTGAGGTTTTATTTCATGCCGCTAAAATTTACAAAGCTTGCGGTGCGTTAAAAAAAGTTAATGTTTTGAAAAAAGAATTACAGGAAAGTACTTTTGAGCTCGGTCCCTTAATGGCTCAAAAAATAGAAAACATTTAA
- a CDS encoding TonB-dependent receptor: MKTDRLLYLMLFIFTVNAMYSQQIKGVVVNSYKQPLEGAYVYNLNSKSHAHTAESGVFNLENTRVNDTLKIGLLGFKTKKIVVTDSNFKGTLDIVLEEKSFQLDELILTETLNTVSTISRMDLNTTPVNSSQEILRKVPGLIIGQHAGGGKAEQLFLRGFDIDHGTDVSLNVDGMPVNMVSHAHGQGYSDLHFVIPETVNKIDFGKGAYYAHRGDFATAGYVDFSTKDYLKHNLVSVSAGQFNSVRTLGMFNLLDNSNNQNAYITTEYIATDGPFDSPQNFNRLNLFGKYVAYTPNNDKIALTVSHFTSRWDASGQIPQREVDNGNISRFGAIDDTEGGNTQRTNINVAFNKHVSDKSSLKTNAFYSHYGFELYSNFTFFLEDPINGDQIKQQEDRQILGFNTAITNEMYLGNTPVKTTSGLSLRHDIVNDIELSHTLNRKTTLEQIQLGDLNQTNISAFTQAEFDFGKLKIAPALRLDYFKFLYNDQLIPNYSPQAETKTIMSPKLNFYYDAAKHWQLYLKSGLGFHSNDTRVIVSQQGKDVLPRSYGLDLGNVWKPSPKLIVNSALWYMFLEQEFVYVGDAGIVEPSGKTERYGLDLGLRYQFNDWLYFDSDATLTHARSTEDPEGQNYIPLAPDFTLAGGLSVSNLDGFSGGIRYRYVDDRPANEDNSIVAQGYFVTDCNVNYTFKNITLGLTVENLFDTDWNETQFATESRLRNETQSVEEIHFTPGTPFFMKASISYTF; the protein is encoded by the coding sequence ATGAAAACCGACCGTTTACTTTACCTGATGCTCTTCATTTTTACGGTGAATGCTATGTATTCACAACAAATAAAAGGTGTTGTGGTTAACAGCTATAAGCAACCATTAGAAGGGGCTTATGTTTATAATTTAAATTCTAAAAGTCATGCCCATACCGCCGAAAGTGGGGTGTTTAATTTAGAAAACACGCGTGTAAACGATACTTTAAAAATTGGTTTACTGGGCTTCAAAACCAAAAAAATCGTAGTAACCGATTCAAATTTTAAAGGAACACTCGATATTGTTTTAGAAGAAAAATCTTTTCAGTTAGATGAATTGATATTAACCGAAACATTAAACACCGTAAGTACCATCTCTCGAATGGATTTAAATACAACTCCCGTAAATTCATCACAGGAAATTTTACGAAAAGTACCTGGCTTAATCATTGGCCAGCATGCTGGGGGCGGTAAAGCCGAACAGCTATTCTTAAGAGGTTTCGATATCGATCATGGTACCGATGTTTCTTTAAATGTAGATGGAATGCCTGTAAATATGGTGTCTCATGCACACGGACAAGGGTATAGCGATTTGCATTTTGTCATTCCTGAAACCGTGAATAAAATCGATTTTGGAAAAGGAGCCTATTATGCGCATCGTGGTGATTTTGCCACTGCAGGTTACGTCGATTTTTCAACAAAAGATTATTTAAAACATAATTTAGTATCTGTTTCGGCAGGGCAGTTTAACTCGGTTCGTACTTTAGGAATGTTTAATTTACTAGACAATTCTAACAATCAAAATGCTTATATAACTACAGAATATATCGCTACCGATGGTCCTTTCGATTCTCCACAAAATTTTAACCGACTTAATTTATTTGGAAAATATGTGGCATACACACCCAATAACGATAAAATCGCTTTAACTGTATCGCACTTTACCAGTCGTTGGGATGCTTCAGGGCAAATACCACAACGTGAAGTCGATAACGGCAACATAAGTCGTTTTGGAGCTATCGATGATACCGAAGGCGGAAATACCCAACGCACCAACATTAATGTAGCCTTTAATAAGCATGTATCAGATAAAAGTTCTTTAAAAACCAATGCGTTTTACAGTCATTATGGTTTCGAATTGTATTCTAATTTTACTTTTTTCCTTGAAGATCCTATAAATGGCGATCAGATAAAGCAACAGGAAGACCGACAAATTTTAGGGTTTAATACGGCCATTACTAATGAGATGTATTTAGGAAATACTCCGGTAAAAACGACTTCAGGACTTAGTTTAAGACACGATATTGTGAATGATATTGAACTTTCACATACATTAAATAGAAAAACAACCTTAGAGCAAATTCAGTTGGGCGATTTAAATCAAACCAACATCAGTGCCTTTACTCAGGCCGAATTCGATTTTGGAAAATTAAAAATAGCACCTGCTTTAAGACTCGATTATTTCAAGTTTTTATATAACGACCAGTTAATTCCAAACTACAGCCCCCAGGCTGAGACCAAGACAATTATGAGTCCGAAACTTAATTTTTATTACGATGCTGCAAAACATTGGCAGCTGTATTTAAAATCGGGACTAGGGTTTCATTCCAACGACACCCGCGTTATTGTTAGTCAGCAAGGAAAAGACGTTCTGCCAAGATCCTATGGTTTAGACCTTGGAAATGTATGGAAACCATCGCCTAAACTTATTGTAAACTCGGCTTTATGGTATATGTTTTTAGAGCAGGAATTTGTTTATGTAGGCGATGCCGGTATTGTAGAGCCTAGTGGAAAAACCGAACGCTACGGTTTAGATTTAGGCCTTCGTTACCAATTTAACGATTGGTTGTATTTCGATTCTGATGCCACATTAACCCACGCACGAAGCACCGAAGACCCTGAAGGACAAAATTATATTCCATTAGCACCCGATTTTACACTGGCAGGTGGTTTGTCGGTTAGCAATTTAGATGGATTTTCGGGAGGCATTCGTTATCGTTATGTCGACGACAGACCTGCCAACGAAGACAACTCTATCGTTGCACAAGGTTATTTTGTTACCGATTGTAATGTGAATTACACCTTTAAAAATATCACGCTGGGTCTTACTGTTGAGAATCTTTTTGATACCGATTGGAATGAAACGCAATTTGCAACCGAGTCGAGATTACGAAATGAAACACAATCGGTTGAAGAAATTCATTTCACTCCAGGCACACCCTTTTTTATGAAAGCAAGTATTTCGTATACATTTTAA
- the secA gene encoding preprotein translocase subunit SecA, with amino-acid sequence MSFLDSVLKVFVGDKSKQDVKAITPIVNKIKAFEAALESLSNDELRAKTAAFKSKIAEANQPINDKIEALLKDAENTEDIDLREDLYTEIDKLKDDAYKITEDVLNDILPEAFAVVKETAKRFKNNATITVTANSFDRELSANKDYVTLDNEKAIWANSWDAAGKAITWDMVHYDVQLIGGIAMHQGKIAEMQTGEGKTLVATLPMYLNALAGKGVHLVTVNDYLAKRDSAWMAPLFQFHGLTVDCIDNYQPNSEARKKAYNSDITYGTNNEFGFDYLRDNMAHSPNDLVQRPHHFAIVDEVDSVLVDDARTPLIISGPIPQGERHEFNELKPKVDDIVAVQRKYLTGVLAEAKKLIHAGDTKEGGFLLLRAYRGIPKNNALIKFLSEEGVKQLLQKTENFYMQDNNREMPKVDAELYYVIEEKNNQVELTEKGIDYISGKDNPDFFVLPEIGLEIAKIEDKKLPLAEEAKLKEELYKDFGVKSERIHTLNQLLKAYALFEKDTQYVVIDNKVMIVDEQTGRIMDGRRYSDGLHQAIEAKENVKIEDATQTFATVTLQNYFRMYRKLSGMTGTAVTEAGEFWEIYKLDVVEIPTNRPIARDDRDDLVYKTKREKYNAVIEDVTKLSEAGRPVLIGTTSVEISELLAKMLSIRKIPHNVLNAKLHKKEADIVAQAGQPGQVTIATNMAGRGTDIKLTDAVKKAGGLAIVGTERHDSRRVDRQLRGRAGRQGDPGSSQFYVSLEDNLMRLFGSERIAKMMDRMGLKEGEVIQHSMISKSIERAQKKVEENNFGVRKRLLEYDDVMNAQREVVYKRRHHALFGERLRVDLANMLFDTAENIVESNKAANDYKNFEFELIRYFSMSAPLSDAEFGKLSAQEITSKVYKAAFEHYKEKMTRNADLAFPVIKNVYETQRDKFKRIVVPFTDGIKTLNVVTDLEKAYETNGKQLITDFEKNITLAIIDDAWKTHLRKMDELKQSVQLAVHEQKDPLLIYKFEAFELFKSMIDEVNKDVISFLFKGELPQETQDTIQEAKARKQEKLNIQKDEIPNLDERSAQNRAASNTQQQPQVVETIVRDRPKIGRNDQVTIKHVINGENKTLKYKQAEPLLAKGDWVIIDN; translated from the coding sequence ATGAGTTTTTTAGATTCTGTACTTAAAGTATTTGTTGGCGACAAATCGAAACAAGATGTGAAAGCCATCACACCTATTGTAAATAAAATTAAGGCTTTTGAAGCGGCATTAGAAAGCCTATCGAACGACGAATTACGAGCTAAAACCGCCGCTTTTAAATCAAAAATAGCCGAAGCCAACCAACCTATTAACGATAAAATTGAAGCACTTCTTAAAGATGCCGAAAACACCGAAGATATCGATTTACGTGAAGATTTATACACCGAAATAGATAAACTAAAGGACGATGCTTACAAAATTACCGAAGATGTTTTAAACGACATTTTACCAGAAGCCTTTGCCGTTGTTAAAGAAACCGCCAAACGTTTTAAAAACAATGCAACCATTACGGTTACTGCTAATAGTTTCGATAGAGAACTTTCGGCTAATAAAGATTATGTAACGCTGGACAACGAGAAAGCCATTTGGGCAAACTCTTGGGATGCTGCCGGTAAAGCCATTACCTGGGATATGGTACATTACGATGTACAGCTTATTGGAGGTATCGCCATGCACCAGGGTAAAATTGCAGAGATGCAAACAGGTGAAGGCAAAACCTTGGTAGCAACGCTTCCTATGTACTTAAATGCATTAGCAGGTAAAGGCGTGCACTTGGTAACAGTAAACGACTACCTAGCAAAACGTGATAGCGCCTGGATGGCGCCCTTATTTCAGTTTCATGGTTTAACGGTCGATTGTATAGACAATTACCAGCCAAACTCCGAAGCGCGTAAAAAAGCTTATAACTCCGATATTACTTACGGTACAAATAACGAATTTGGTTTCGATTACCTACGTGATAACATGGCACATTCGCCAAACGATTTAGTACAACGCCCACACCATTTTGCTATTGTCGATGAGGTCGATTCTGTTTTAGTGGATGATGCGCGTACACCCTTAATTATTTCGGGGCCGATACCACAAGGTGAACGCCATGAGTTTAATGAGTTAAAACCAAAAGTTGATGATATTGTTGCCGTGCAACGTAAATACTTAACAGGTGTTTTAGCCGAAGCTAAGAAATTAATTCATGCTGGAGACACTAAAGAAGGTGGGTTCTTATTGTTACGTGCCTACCGTGGTATCCCTAAAAACAATGCCCTTATTAAGTTTTTAAGTGAAGAAGGTGTAAAACAACTGCTTCAAAAAACTGAAAACTTCTATATGCAAGACAACAACCGCGAAATGCCTAAGGTAGACGCCGAGTTGTACTATGTAATTGAAGAAAAAAACAATCAGGTAGAATTAACCGAAAAAGGTATCGATTATATTTCTGGCAAAGACAACCCCGATTTCTTCGTATTACCAGAAATTGGATTGGAAATTGCCAAAATTGAAGATAAAAAATTACCTCTTGCCGAAGAGGCCAAATTAAAAGAAGAGCTTTATAAAGATTTCGGTGTAAAATCGGAACGTATTCACACCTTAAACCAGCTTTTAAAAGCCTATGCTTTATTTGAAAAAGACACCCAGTATGTGGTGATTGATAATAAAGTAATGATTGTAGACGAACAAACCGGTCGTATTATGGATGGGCGTCGTTACAGCGATGGTTTACACCAAGCGATTGAAGCGAAAGAGAATGTAAAAATTGAAGATGCTACCCAAACCTTTGCAACGGTAACACTTCAAAATTACTTTAGAATGTACCGCAAACTGTCGGGTATGACAGGTACAGCAGTAACAGAAGCGGGCGAATTCTGGGAAATTTACAAATTAGATGTGGTTGAAATTCCAACCAACCGCCCTATTGCTCGCGACGATAGAGACGATTTAGTTTACAAAACAAAACGTGAAAAATACAATGCCGTTATAGAAGATGTTACCAAATTATCGGAAGCAGGACGCCCGGTTTTAATTGGTACAACGTCGGTAGAAATTAGTGAGTTGTTAGCAAAAATGCTTAGCATTAGAAAAATACCTCACAACGTATTAAATGCGAAACTTCACAAAAAAGAAGCCGATATTGTAGCGCAGGCTGGACAACCAGGACAGGTAACCATTGCAACCAATATGGCAGGTCGTGGTACCGATATTAAATTAACCGATGCCGTTAAAAAAGCCGGTGGTTTAGCTATTGTTGGTACAGAACGTCACGATTCGCGTCGTGTAGACCGCCAGTTACGTGGTCGTGCAGGTCGTCAAGGAGACCCAGGAAGCTCACAGTTTTATGTGTCGTTAGAAGATAATTTAATGCGTTTATTTGGTAGTGAGCGTATTGCTAAAATGATGGATAGAATGGGCCTTAAAGAAGGTGAAGTGATTCAGCATTCTATGATTTCTAAATCTATTGAGCGTGCACAGAAAAAAGTAGAAGAAAACAACTTTGGCGTACGTAAACGTTTATTGGAGTATGATGATGTTATGAATGCCCAACGTGAGGTGGTTTACAAACGTCGTCACCACGCCTTGTTTGGAGAGCGTCTTCGTGTCGATTTGGCTAACATGCTTTTTGATACTGCCGAAAATATTGTAGAATCTAACAAAGCAGCAAACGATTACAAGAATTTCGAATTTGAATTGATTCGTTATTTCTCTATGAGTGCTCCCCTTTCGGATGCTGAATTTGGTAAACTTTCGGCTCAGGAAATAACGTCGAAGGTGTACAAAGCTGCTTTCGAACATTATAAAGAAAAAATGACACGTAATGCCGATTTAGCATTTCCTGTTATTAAAAACGTATACGAAACACAACGCGATAAATTCAAACGTATTGTCGTGCCTTTTACCGATGGTATTAAAACCTTAAATGTGGTAACAGACCTAGAAAAGGCCTATGAAACCAATGGTAAACAGTTAATTACCGATTTCGAGAAAAACATCACTTTAGCTATTATTGATGATGCTTGGAAAACCCATTTACGTAAAATGGACGAACTAAAACAATCGGTACAACTAGCGGTTCACGAACAAAAAGATCCGCTGCTTATTTACAAGTTTGAAGCCTTCGAATTGTTTAAATCGATGATTGATGAGGTAAATAAAGATGTTATTTCATTCTTATTTAAAGGGGAATTACCTCAGGAAACGCAAGATACTATTCAGGAAGCTAAAGCGCGTAAGCAAGAAAAACTAAACATTCAAAAAGATGAAATACCAAATCTTGATGAACGTTCGGCTCAAAATAGAGCAGCAAGCAATACGCAACAACAACCACAGGTTGTAGAAACTATTGTACGCGACAGACCAAAAATTGGTCGTAACGATCAGGTTACAATAAAACATGTTATTAACGGAGAAAACAAAACGCTTAAATACAAACAAGCCGAGCCGTTATTAGCTAAAGGTGATTGGGTTATTATTGATAATTAA
- a CDS encoding DUF2795 domain-containing protein, protein MYWTLELASYLSDAPWPATKDELIDYAIRTGAPLEVVENLQSIEDEGDAYDSIDEIWSDYPTDEDYLWNEDEY, encoded by the coding sequence ATGTATTGGACTCTAGAATTAGCATCGTATTTAAGTGATGCACCTTGGCCAGCAACTAAAGACGAATTAATAGATTACGCTATTAGAACTGGTGCCCCTTTGGAAGTTGTTGAAAATTTACAGTCTATTGAAGACGAAGGTGATGCTTACGATTCAATTGATGAAATTTGGTCTGACTATCCAACAGATGAAGATTACCTCTGGAATGAGGATGAATATTAA
- a CDS encoding cob(I)yrinic acid a,c-diamide adenosyltransferase produces MKIYTKTGDTGTTALFGGTRVPKHHIRIESYGTVDELNSYLGLIRDQDIDNHYKEILIKIQDRLFTVGAILATDPDKAILKNGKERLNIPKISTENIQLLELEMDCMNDALPPMTHFVLPGGHQTVSFCHIARCVCRRAERLVTMLNDTAPVDANTLMYLNRLSDYLFVLARKLSYELKANEIKWIPEKQ; encoded by the coding sequence ATGAAAATTTACACAAAAACGGGCGACACAGGAACCACCGCTTTATTTGGAGGCACACGCGTACCCAAACATCATATTCGAATTGAAAGCTACGGTACTGTAGACGAACTTAATTCGTATTTAGGGCTTATAAGAGACCAAGACATTGATAATCACTATAAAGAAATCCTCATAAAAATACAGGATCGTTTGTTTACGGTTGGCGCTATTTTAGCTACCGATCCTGATAAAGCCATCCTAAAAAATGGCAAAGAGCGTTTAAACATCCCAAAAATATCCACTGAAAATATCCAGCTTTTAGAATTGGAAATGGACTGCATGAACGATGCATTACCCCCTATGACACATTTTGTGCTTCCTGGCGGACACCAAACCGTGTCATTCTGTCACATAGCACGCTGTGTGTGCCGTAGAGCCGAACGTTTGGTAACCATGCTTAATGACACAGCACCCGTAGATGCGAATACTTTAATGTACTTAAACCGACTCTCTGACTACCTGTTTGTATTGGCACGAAAGTTGTCTTACGAACTAAAAGCAAACGAGATTAAGTGGATTCCCGAAAAGCAGTAG
- a CDS encoding O-methyltransferase yields MFYQIAAYIKFLLKSTNEHGVHSPFVFNLVTRCFYNKTKFEAYKNIATYKKDLLKNNNTLTVTDFGAGSHKGNKTQRSIKNIARYAGTTNKRSRLLYRLVQYFNSETILELGTSLGIATHAMGLANPEAQITTVEGCSNISETSKNLFKAHQIDNITSITSEFGLALNTLKNHTYDLIFFDGNHQKKATLAYFETLLPSIHNDTVFIFDDIHWSKDMTDAWETIKQHPKVTVTIDTFYWGFVFFRKEQAKEHFVIRL; encoded by the coding sequence ATGTTTTACCAAATAGCAGCATACATAAAGTTTCTTTTAAAATCAACCAACGAACACGGGGTCCACTCCCCTTTTGTATTCAATTTAGTAACGCGCTGCTTTTACAATAAAACTAAATTTGAAGCTTACAAAAACATCGCTACTTATAAAAAAGACCTGTTAAAAAACAATAACACACTAACCGTTACCGACTTTGGAGCGGGCTCACACAAAGGAAATAAAACACAACGTAGCATTAAGAATATAGCTAGGTATGCAGGCACAACCAACAAAAGATCGCGCTTGTTATATAGACTGGTACAATATTTTAACAGCGAAACCATCTTAGAACTGGGAACCTCGCTAGGAATTGCCACACATGCTATGGGCTTAGCAAACCCCGAGGCACAAATAACCACTGTAGAAGGCTGTTCCAATATTTCGGAAACCAGTAAAAACTTGTTTAAAGCGCACCAAATCGATAATATTACAAGCATCACCTCCGAATTCGGTCTAGCGTTAAACACCTTAAAAAACCATACCTACGACCTCATTTTTTTTGACGGTAATCACCAAAAAAAAGCCACATTAGCCTATTTCGAAACACTTTTACCAAGCATTCACAACGATACCGTTTTTATTTTCGACGACATTCATTGGTCTAAAGACATGACTGATGCTTGGGAAACCATCAAACAACATCCCAAAGTAACCGTAACTATCGATACTTTCTATTGGGGCTTCGTGTTTTTTAGAAAAGAACAAGCTAAAGAACATTTTGTAATCCGACTGTAA